The following are from one region of the Salvia splendens isolate huo1 chromosome 2, SspV2, whole genome shotgun sequence genome:
- the LOC121780955 gene encoding ADP-ribosylation factor 1, with translation MGLSFTKLFSRLFAKKEMRILMVGLDAAGKTTILYKLKLGEIVTTIPTIGFNVETVEYKNISFTVWDVGGQDKIRPLWRHYFQNTQGLIFVVDSNDRDRVVEARDELHRMLNEDELRDAVLLVFANKQDLPNAMNAAEITDKLGLHSLRQRHWYIQSTCATSGEGLYEGLDWLSNNIANKS, from the exons ATGGGGCTGTCTTTCACAAAGCTTTTCAGCCGGCTCTTTGCCAAGAAAGAGATGCGTATCCTCATGGTAGGTCTCGATGCCGCTGGTAAAACAACCATTCTCTACAAACTCAAACTTGGAGAAATTGTCACCACAATTCCTACCATAG GGTTCAATGTGGAGACTGTAGAATATAAAAACATTAGCTTCACTGTTTGGGATGTTGGTGGTCAGGACAAG ATCCGTCCATTGTGGAGGCATTATTTCCAGAACACCCAGGGCCTTATCTTTGTTGTTGACAGCAACGATCGTGATCGTGTAGTTGAAGCAAGGGACGAATTGCACAGGATGCTGAATGAG GACGAGTTGAGGGATGCTGTCCTGCTTGTTTTTGCCAACAAGCAGGATCTTCCAAATGCAATGAATGCTGCAGAAATAACTGACAAGTTGGGCCTTCATTCCCTCCGTCAACGCCATTG GTACATCCAGAGCACATGTGCAACTTCTGGTGAAGGTCTCTATGAGGGATTGGACTGGTTGTCCAACAACATTGCCAACAAG AGTTAA
- the LOC121780970 gene encoding uncharacterized protein LOC121780970 produces the protein MQSKVQITAVVLSCLLFLSDGVPTAYEAIQAYGFPIGIVPIGVTHYDLDETTGKFNAYMNASCSFSLEGSYQLKYSSVISGFIRQNKLTDLSGVKVKVLFIWLSIVEVRRNADKLELPLLILGLIISLYARKVAVDWIAMLWILFLRFKPRFLLEKYPLIRRC, from the exons ATGCAATCGAAAGTCCAAATCACAGCCGTTGTTCTCTCCTGCCTCCTCTTCCTCTCTGACGGCGTTCCAACGGCCTACGAAGCAATCCAAGCCTACGGTTTCCCTATCGGTATAGTCCCAATAGGGGTAACACACTATGATCTGGACGAGACCACCGGCAAATTCAACGCCTATATGAACGCTTCCTGCAGCTTCTCTTTGGAAGGCTCGTATCAGCTCAAGTACAGCTCTGTCATCAGCGGCTTCATACGTCAAAATAAGCTCACTGATTTATCTGGTGTTAAAGTCAAAGTGCTGTTTATCTGGTTGAGTATCGTCGAGGTCAGGAGAAACGCCGACAAGCTGGAATTGCCTCTGCTGATTTTGGGATTGATAATTTCTTTATATGCCCGCAAAGTGGCTGTGGATTGGATTGCAATGCTTTGGATCTTGTTTCTTCGGTTTAAACCGAG GTTTCTATTGGAAAAATATCCTCTGATTCGACGTTGTTGA
- the LOC121781022 gene encoding protein SENESCENCE-ASSOCIATED GENE 21, mitochondrial-like codes for MARSFSNVKTVTSFIGNQISAVVTRRGYSAASQGRVVGAPNVVVKKGPVKVGESAWVPDPVTGYYRPECNAKELDPVELREMMRSKKNNAK; via the exons atggCTCGTTCTTTCTCCAACGTTAAAACTGTCACTTCCTTCATCGGCAACCAAATCTCCGCAGTTGTTACCAG GAGAGGATACTCTGCTGCGTCGCAGGGGCGGGTTGTTGGGGCTCCGAACGTGGTGGTGAAGAAAGGACCGGTGAAGGTCGGGGAGAGTGCATGGGTGCCCGATCCGGTGACCGGGTACTACAGGCCTGAATGCAATGCCAAGGAGCTTGACCCGGTGGAGCTGAGGGAGATGATGAGGAGCAAGAAGAACAACGCTAAATGA
- the LOC121780947 gene encoding U1 small nuclear ribonucleoprotein A-like, with product MEEAPPAPAPAPAPAPAPAGSETASNQTIYINNLNEKIKLDELKKSLHAVFSQFGKILEVLAFKTLKHKGQAWVVFEEVSSASNALRQMQGFPFYDKPMRIQYAKSKSDVIAKTDGTFVPREKRKKHDDRGRKKKDQHDANQAAVGLNSTYAGAYGAAPPLSQIPYMGARAAPEGPAPPNNILFIQNLPHQTTSMMLQMLFSQCPGFKEVRMVEAKPGIAFIEYENEMQSTVAMQGLQGFKISEDHPMLVTYAKK from the exons ATGGAAGAGGCACCACCCGCCCCCGCCCCCGCCCCCGCCCCTGCCCCTGCCCCTGCTGGCTCGGAAACTGCTTCGAATCAGACGATTTACATTAATAATCTCAACGAGAAAATTAAGCTCGACG AATTGAAGAAATCGCTGCACGCGGTGTTTTCGCAGTTCGGGAAAATACTGGAGGTATTGGCCTTCAAAACCCTAAAGCATAAGGGCCAAGCATGGGTCGTTTTTGAAGAGGTCTCTTCCGCCTCCAATGCGCTTCGTCAAATGCAGGGATTTCCGTTCTACGACAAGCCAATG CGGATACAATATGCCAAGTCAAAGTCTGATGTCATAGCCAAGACAGATGGTACTTTTGTACCtcgagaaaaaagaaaaaagcatGATGACAGAG gaagaaagaagaaggaTCAGCATGATGCGAACCAAGCAGCAGTGGGTCTAAATTCCACATATGCTGGTGCTTATGGTGCAGCCCCTCCT TTATCCCAGATCCCATATATGGGTGCTAGAGCTGCTCCAGAGGGTCCTGCCCCTCCAAATAACATATTGTTCATTCAAAATCTTCCACACCAAACAACTTCAATGATGCTGCAAATGCTCTTCAGTCAGTGCCCTGGATTTAAGGAAGTTAGGATGGTTGAAGCTAAGCCTGGAATTGCTTTCATAGAATATGAAAATGAGATGCAGTCAACAGTTGCAATGCAGGGGCTTCAGGGATTTAAGATAAGTGAGGACCATCCTATGCTGGTCACCTATGCAAAGAAATAG
- the LOC121781012 gene encoding 60S ribosomal protein L22-2, translating to MSKGAAPAGAKGGKKKGASFVIDCTKPVEDKIMEIASLEKFLQERIKVGGKAGALGDSVTVTREKSKITVTADSAFSKRYIKYLTKKYLKKHNVRDWLRVIASNKDRNVYELRYFNIAEQEGEEED from the exons ATGAGCAAAGGTGCGGCGCCGGCGGGAGCCAAAGGTGGGAAGAAGAAGGGAGCGTCCTTCGTCATCGATTGCACGAAGCCGGTGGAGGATAAGATTATGGAGATTGCCTCGCTCGAGAAGTTTTTGCAGGAAAGAATCAAGGTCGGCGGAAAAGCCGGCGCTCTCGGGGATTCGGTCACCGTAACTCGTGAGAAAAGCAAGATCACCGTCACTGCCGATTCTGCTTTCTCCAAGAG GTATATTAAGTATTTGACTAAGAAATACTTGAAGAAGCATAATGTTAGAGATTGGCTTCGGGTGATTGCTTCCAACAAAGATCGCAATGTTTATGAACTGCGCTACTTCAACATTGCTGAACAAGAGGGTGAGGAAGAAGATTAA
- the LOC121780980 gene encoding outer envelope pore protein 16-4, chloroplastic-like isoform X1, whose translation MEADPVVHLPCSSIAVDSVLRLSSAGAIWGACYGPFAAKRLGLSGSYRASYIAKTVGQCGFYCGLFAAIFSFSHCGIQRYRRRNDWVSDTVSQDPNVLPSPPTQIHESAQPQQENTITHHHELAQQPRAEMKTIDRPKRKTRPPNRLSDCVSR comes from the exons ATGGAGGCCGATCCAGTGGTTCACCTGCCATGCTCTTCCATCGCAGTCGATTCCGTATTACGTCTGAGCTCC GCTGGAGCTATCTGGGGTGCTTGCTATGGCCCTTTTGCTGCTAAAAGACTAG GTCTATCTGGAAGCTACCGAGCATCGTACATT GCCAAGACCGTCGGCCAGTGCGGGTTTTATTGCG GACTATTTGCtgcaatattttctttttctcactGTGGAATACAAAGATATCGGCGCCGGAATGACTGGGTTAGTGATACGGTATCACAAGACCCCAACGTACTGCCATCTCCTCCAACTCAGATACATGAGAGCGCACAGCCACAACAGGAGAATACAATCACACACCACCACGAACTTGCTCAACAGCCCCGTGCCGAAATGAAGACCATTGATCGCCCAAAGAGAAAGACTCGACCACCCAATCGCCTCTCCGATTGTGTGTCGAGATGA
- the LOC121780980 gene encoding outer envelope pore protein 16-4, chloroplastic-like isoform X4, whose translation MEADPVVHLPCSSIAVDSVLRLSSAGAIWGACYGPFAAKRLGLSGSYRASYIAKTVGQCGFYCGLFAAIFSFSHCGIQRYRRRNDWLVLLLGQLLVLEPGTGNKSLVLLGCLVHFFS comes from the exons ATGGAGGCCGATCCAGTGGTTCACCTGCCATGCTCTTCCATCGCAGTCGATTCCGTATTACGTCTGAGCTCC GCTGGAGCTATCTGGGGTGCTTGCTATGGCCCTTTTGCTGCTAAAAGACTAG GTCTATCTGGAAGCTACCGAGCATCGTACATT GCCAAGACCGTCGGCCAGTGCGGGTTTTATTGCG GACTATTTGCtgcaatattttctttttctcactGTGGAATACAAAGATATCGGCGCCGGAATGACTGG CTGGTGTTGTTGCTGGGGCAGCTTTTGGTGTTGGAACCCGGAACTGGAAACAAGTCGCTGGTATTACTGGGCTGTCTTGTACATTTTTTCAGTTAG
- the LOC121780980 gene encoding outer envelope pore protein 16-4, chloroplastic-like isoform X3 translates to MEADPVVHLPCSSIAVDSVLRLSSAGAIWGACYGPFAAKRLGLSGSYRASYIAKTVGQCGFYCGLFAAIFSFSHCGIQRYRRRNDWINTLSAGVVAGAAFGVGTRNWKQVAGITGLSCTFFQLVKDSKSV, encoded by the exons ATGGAGGCCGATCCAGTGGTTCACCTGCCATGCTCTTCCATCGCAGTCGATTCCGTATTACGTCTGAGCTCC GCTGGAGCTATCTGGGGTGCTTGCTATGGCCCTTTTGCTGCTAAAAGACTAG GTCTATCTGGAAGCTACCGAGCATCGTACATT GCCAAGACCGTCGGCCAGTGCGGGTTTTATTGCG GACTATTTGCtgcaatattttctttttctcactGTGGAATACAAAGATATCGGCGCCGGAATGACTGG ATTAATACTTTGTCAGCTGGTGTTGTTGCTGGGGCAGCTTTTGGTGTTGGAACCCGGAACTGGAAACAAGTCGCTGGTATTACTGGGCTGTCTTGTACATTTTTTCAGTTAGTTAAAGACTCAAAATCTGTATGA
- the LOC121780980 gene encoding outer envelope pore protein 16-4, chloroplastic-like isoform X2: MEADPVVHLPCSSIAVDSVLRLSSAGAIWGACYGPFAAKRLGLSGSYRASYIAKTVGQCGFYCGLFAAIFSFSHCGIQRYRRRNDWVSDTVSQDPNVLPSPPTQIHESAQPQQENTITHHHELAQQPRAEMKTTDHPKRKTRPPNRLSDCVSR; the protein is encoded by the exons ATGGAGGCCGATCCAGTGGTTCACCTGCCATGCTCTTCCATCGCAGTCGATTCCGTATTACGTCTGAGCTCC GCTGGAGCTATCTGGGGTGCTTGCTATGGCCCTTTTGCTGCTAAAAGACTAG GTCTATCTGGAAGCTACCGAGCATCGTACATT GCCAAGACCGTCGGCCAGTGCGGGTTTTATTGCG GACTATTTGCtgcaatattttctttttctcactGTGGAATACAAAGATATCGGCGCCGGAATGACTGGGTTAGTG ATACGGTATCACAAGACCCCAACGTACTGCCATCTCCTCCAACTCAGATACATGAGAGCGCACAGCCACAACAGGAGAATACAATCACACACCACCACGAACTTGCTCAACAGCCCCGTGCCGAAATGAAGACCACTGATCACCCAAAGAGAAAGACTCGACCACCCAATCGCCTCTCCGATTGTGTGTCGAGATGA